CTCCTGCAGCACCGTGTCCGCCTGGGCGCGCAGGTCCTTCGCGTCCAGGGCCGCGAGCAGCACGTGCTCGGGCGCGAAGGCCATCCGCTCCTGCAGGTCCTGGAGCTGCGCGGCGCCCATGGGCAGCCACTTCCCCTGGAAGTCCGCCGCCGCCACACCGTCGGCGAGCAGCATCGTCACGCCCTTCCAGTCCTCCACCCCCATCCCTCGGCTCTCGGACTCCTGACGCAGGCGGCCCCGGCGCAGGTCGCGCACCTCTTCGAACTGCTCGTACATGACGAGGAAGGGCGGCGTCGGGCGCTCGGACTGCTCCAGCAGGTTCCAATGGCCTACGCCTCGTAACCGCAGACCCGTGAGCGCGCGGAGCCGGGCCTCGCCTCCCATGGCCTCGGCGGCGGCGCGGACGTGGGCGAGGGCGGGGGACTCGGCGGCGGCGGGCAGGGTGAGCAGCAGCGCCGCGACAGTGGACAACAGCAGGGGGCTTCGCATGGCCCCACGATGCCGTGGCCGGAACCTGCCTTCAGGGGCCATGCCGCCAGTGACCCGAAGGGCGCGGCGAACGGTGCTGGGAGCGCGGCGAATGGCGAAGGCCTGGCGGTCCCCGACGCACCCGGCAGCCAGCCTTGCTCGGGGCACGGCCGCACGGCCGGTCGCAGGCCAGCGGGACGGTGCACATCTTCGCCCGGGGTGAAGGGGCCCAGGCGAGAGGTGGACCATGAAGAAGACGGTGGCGGACCAGTTCGTGGAGGTCCTCGCGCTCGCGGGGGTGAAGCGCATCTATGGCGTGGTGGGTGACAGCCTCAACGCCCTCACGGAGTCGCTGCGCCGCCGGGGCGACATCGAATGGGTGCCCATGCGCAACGAGGAGGCCGCCGCCTTCGCCGCGGGCGCGGAGGCGCACCTCACCGGGCAGCTCGCCGTGTGCGCGGGGAGCTGCGGCCCCGGCAACCTGCACCTCATCAACGGCCTGTATGACTGCCACCGCAGCCGGGCGCCGGTGCTGGCCATCGCCGCGCAGATTCCCTCCATGGAGCTGGGCACCGGCTACTTCCAGGAGACCCATCCGGAGTCGCTCTTCAAGGAGTGCAGCCACTACTGCGAGCTGGTCTCCGGCCCCAACCAGATGCAGCGCACGGCGGAGATCGCCGTCCGCAGCGCGGTGGGCAAGGGCGGCGTGGCCGTGGTGGTGCTCCCCGGCGACATCGCCATGCTGAAGGCGGAGGACGCGCGCGCTCCCACGCCGGAGTCGCTGCTCGCATCGTCGTCCCAGCTCATGCCGTCCTCCGCGCAGGTGGAGCAGATGGCCGCGCTGCTCAACCGCGGCGGGCGCGTGACGCTGCTGTGCGGCGCGGGCTGCGAGGGCGCGGGCGCGCAGGTGGTGGAGCTGGCGAAGCGGCTCCAGGCGCCCGTCGTCTCCGCGCTCCGGGGCAAGGAGTTCGTGGAGAAGGACAACCCCCACTTCGTGGGGCTCACGGGGCTCATCGGCTACGCGTCCGGGTACTGGGCGATGATCGACTGCGACGTGCTCCTGATGCTGGGCACGGACTTCCCCTACCGGCAGTTTTACCCGGACAGCGCCGACACGCGGATCATCCAGGTGGACGTGCGCGCGGAGAACATCGGCAAGCGCACGCGGGTGGACCTGGGCGTGGTGGGCAGCGTGTCCGCCACCGTCCAGGCGCTCCTGCCCCGCATCGAAGCGAAGCGCGACACGAAGCACGTGGAGCGCGCGCTCGCGCACTACCGCAAGACCCGCGAGGAGCTGGACTCCCTGGGGCAGGGCACGGTGGGGAAGACGCCCATCCACCCGCCGCAGGTGGCCCGCGCGTTCGACCTCCAGGCGTCGGATGACACCATCTTCACCTGCGACGTGGGCCTGCCCACCGTGTGGGCCGCGCGCTACGCGACCATGAGGGGCGGCCGGCGGCTGGTGGGCTCCTTCAACCACGGCTCCATGGCGAGCGCCCTCGCGCAGGCCATTGGCGCGCAGAAGGCCTTCCCGGACCGGCAGGTCATCGCCTTCTCCGGTGACGGCGGCTTCACGATGTTGATGGGGGA
The sequence above is drawn from the Corallococcus sp. NCRR genome and encodes:
- the poxB gene encoding ubiquinone-dependent pyruvate dehydrogenase, encoding MKKTVADQFVEVLALAGVKRIYGVVGDSLNALTESLRRRGDIEWVPMRNEEAAAFAAGAEAHLTGQLAVCAGSCGPGNLHLINGLYDCHRSRAPVLAIAAQIPSMELGTGYFQETHPESLFKECSHYCELVSGPNQMQRTAEIAVRSAVGKGGVAVVVLPGDIAMLKAEDARAPTPESLLASSSQLMPSSAQVEQMAALLNRGGRVTLLCGAGCEGAGAQVVELAKRLQAPVVSALRGKEFVEKDNPHFVGLTGLIGYASGYWAMIDCDVLLMLGTDFPYRQFYPDSADTRIIQVDVRAENIGKRTRVDLGVVGSVSATVQALLPRIEAKRDTKHVERALAHYRKTREELDSLGQGTVGKTPIHPPQVARAFDLQASDDTIFTCDVGLPTVWAARYATMRGGRRLVGSFNHGSMASALAQAIGAQKAFPDRQVIAFSGDGGFTMLMGDFIGLVQLGLPIKVVVFNNSSLGFVAMEQQVGGMLDVGTALQNPNFAALAEAVGIKGLRVEDPGQVDEAVQLALATPGPVLVDAVVSKAELVMPPRITASMAAGFTLFGIKALLNGRTNEVLELARTNLWR